A DNA window from Anastrepha obliqua isolate idAnaObli1 chromosome 5, idAnaObli1_1.0, whole genome shotgun sequence contains the following coding sequences:
- the LOC129249169 gene encoding uncharacterized protein LOC129249169 yields the protein MKSFSLFAVLLMLFAVFATQAQASFCPCDLTQKGQICGSNGITYKNRCEFECTQKDYKRLGRTLNIAKTGAC from the coding sequence ATGAAATCCTTTTCGCTGTTCGCCGTTCTATTGATGCTCTTTGCTGTATTCGCCACCCAGGCGCAGGCATCGTTTTGTCCTTGTGATCTCACGCAGAAAGGACAAATATGCGGCTCAAATGGCATCACCTACAAAAATCGCTGTGAGTTCGAGTGTACCCAAAAAGACTACAAGAGATTGGGTCGGACGTTGAACATCGCCAAGACGGGTGCTTGCTAG